The genomic interval TTCGCGTCTATTATGGCCCACCCGGCACCGGTAAGACCCTAGCAGCCGTCCGCGAAGCGGTGAAACTTGTCGAGCCAGGCTTCGACGACAAGGGAAACCCGACGACGTCTTTCGAAAAATTCAACGACTATCGAGATCAGTGCGCTTTCATCACTTTTCATCCTTCGCTTCAGTACGAGGACCTTGTCGAATCGATTCGGCCGGTGATATCCGATGACAATGACGCCCCTGGCGATGAAGGCGATACGCCTGACGAAGCCTCACCAAAAGGTCAGCTTCGTTACAGAGTGCACGAGGGTTTGCTACTCCGCATGATCCGGCGAGCGCTTCAGACGCCTGGGAAGGAGTTTGTGATTGTCGTAGATGAGATAAATCGAGGTGATGTCAGCCGAATCCTGGGTCCGTTGATATCAACCTTGGATTCTGACAAGAGAGTTGGAGCTGAATTCCCGATTGGAATAGAGCTTCAATACCCCCGCGCAGAAGAGTTGGAATCCCGGCTTTTTATGCCGTCAAACCTACATTTGATTGGGACAATGAACTCGTCCGATCGGAATATCGCGCTCGTTGATCATGCGCTTCGACGCAGGTTTGAGTTCATTCAAATTCCGCCAGAGCCTTCCCTGCTGCGAAGCACGACAGATGCGCAATCGATAGATTGCGGGCTGCTTCTGCGAACGATCAATGCCAGGATCGAGCATCTGCTAGATGCAGATCATTGCATCGGTCATGGCTACTTTATCGGCTGCGATACCAACGCAAAAGTGATCGAGCGACTAGCGACTAAGGTCATTCCGTTGCTGCGAGAGTATTTCTATGGCAACGAGGGCTTGATGTTGATGGTCCTTGGGGACTCTGCCTCGCAGACTGCGAACTTCTTCAAGCTCAATCCCCCTGAGAAGCAGTTCGAGACGCTATTTGGAATAGATCAGGATACGGCGTCCGCCTACGGCTACCGCCCTCACAAGACTCCCAAGAGCCTTGAGCTGGACTCCCGATTTTGGAATCCGACAAGGCTTATTCCCGGGCCTGAT from Acidithiobacillus caldus ATCC 51756 carries:
- a CDS encoding McrB family protein — encoded protein: MALLDLLRSNSKPTCEAERTSALAEIGGLFPDTEWGVDADFNYYTQANIDNLWTNELRRGIKNKLETAGLGEADYGTWLGDVHFLNIGIYRKSLFERYRSNAGWRLVLMALPRAGAILVGLASHYQNAQNHNRLGEVSNLLFDIASEALVNDGQGPMYGRKISSADWDQNGLFPTPLASIAGISVAPDVVFLKDIRTTTLKKILASFVAVKVLPNSVAQADLHRELMELAVSAKYLSAKVYPFRSLEEFEALRALALQDLAAAGTRLLLRKKSSTRSIVRVYYGPPGTGKTLAAVREAVKLVEPGFDDKGNPTTSFEKFNDYRDQCAFITFHPSLQYEDLVESIRPVISDDNDAPGDEGDTPDEASPKGQLRYRVHEGLLLRMIRRALQTPGKEFVIVVDEINRGDVSRILGPLISTLDSDKRVGAEFPIGIELQYPRAEELESRLFMPSNLHLIGTMNSSDRNIALVDHALRRRFEFIQIPPEPSLLRSTTDAQSIDCGLLLRTINARIEHLLDADHCIGHGYFIGCDTNAKVIERLATKVIPLLREYFYGNEGLMLMVLGDSASQTANFFKLNPPEKQFETLFGIDQDTASAYGYRPHKTPKSLELDSRFWNPTRLIPGPDDEAYAVSCLLKLCQSGSPVPPNSGDVEGEVNEAPAAV